The Streptomyces sp. NBC_00286 nucleotide sequence AGATCGCGGACTCCACGAAGACCAGCGAGGTGCTGCTGGCGCTGAGCGCCGAGAGCCGCGAGAAGGTCGACGAGCTGGTCGACAAGGCGCTGGCGGCGGGCGGTTCCCCGTCGGGCGAGACGCAGGACCACGGCTTCATGTACGGCCGCGCCTTCGACGACCCGGACGGCCACACCTGGGAGATCATGTGGATGGACCCGGCGGCCGTCCAGGGCTGAGGTCCAGGGCACAACGCATTGCTTACGCGGCCACTCCTAGCATGGGCGGGTGCAGACTATGCCCGCCCATGCGGCCCACCACCAAGACAACGAGATCGAGACCCTCGAAGAGTTCGACGCGATCGTCTCCGCGCGCGGGACTCTCGCCGGGTTCCGCGTCCAGGCCATTGATCTGACGGACCGTACGCGGGAGTTGCTCACCACCGACACCGCGGGGGCCGTCTTCCTCGGCTGCCCGATGCGCGAGGAGGCGGCGGCGAAGGTCCGCGCCGCCGGCGCCCTGGTCTTCCCGCCGGTCCCGGACCTGCCCTTCGACCCGTACCGCGGTCATGTCTACACGCCCGGTGAGCTGTTCGCCTCGCTCGACAAGGGGTACGAGGCGACGCCGGACGCCCTCGCCTACACCTGGTTCCAGCAGACCAAGGCCGACGGCGACGTCTACGCGTCGATGCTGCGCTCCGTCCACGACGACTCCGTCTCCGACGCCCTCGACGAACTGCTGCGCGGGACACGGGTGGTGGGTGTGATGGGCGGCCATGCGATGCGCCGCGGCACGGAGACGTACGAGGGCGCGGCTCGGCTCGGGCGCGCGCTGGCACGGGCCGGCTTCACGGTGGCGACGGGCGGCGGTCCGGGCGCCATGGAGGCGGCGAACCTGGGCGCGTACGCGGCTCCGTACGAGGACGCGATGCTCCAGGAGGCCTGCCAACTCCTGGGCAAGGCACCCTCGTTCACGCCCTCGATCACCGAATGGGCACGGTCCGCCTTCGAGGTGCGCGAGCGCTGGCCGAAGGGCAACCACTCGGTCGGGATCCCCACCTGGTTCTACGGCCATGAGCCGCCGAACGCCTTCGCCTCCCACATCGCCAAGTACTTCGCCAACGCCACCCGCGAAGACGGTCTGCTGGCCCGCTCGAACGCGGGCGTCGTCTTCCTGCCGGGCGCCGCCGGCACCGTACAGGAGGTCTTCGACAACGCAACACCGAACTACTACGAGTCCCGCGGCGAGCCGACCCCCATGGTCCTGGTCGACCGCGCCCACTGGACGGAGCGGCTGCCGGTGTGGCCACTGCTCCAGTCGCTGGCCAGGAACCGCTCGATGGAGCCGCGGATCGCGCTTGTGGACCACGTCGAGGAGGCACCGGAGGCATTGGTCCGGCTGGCTGAGACAAGCGTGGGCTGAAGCCAGGGGGTAGGGCGGGCCGGACCCGTCACTCGAACGTGGCTCGCTCCAGCCAGAACCCCAGTAGCCCCGGCTCTCCCAGGACCTCCAACTTCCCTCCGTCCAGCGGGAGTCGCCGGTAGAAGGCGAGCAGTACGTCGGTGAGTGGCCCGCGTAGCGCGACTGTCGCTTTCTCGTGGTCGCGGCGCCAGGTCACGCCGTCCTCCGTGAGCTGGATGAACCATTCGGCGTTCAACTCGGCCGGGGTGTCGGTTGCGTGGAGGTGGATGCTGCGGCGTGAGCCGCGGAGTTCGCTCGCCGCGTGTTGCGGCATCACCTGCTGCGCGTACCGGACGATCTGCAGCCACTCGTCGATCGCGTCGGCAGCCAGCTCGGGCGCGAGCTCGTAGGGCGCACCCGCCGCGATCGCCGCGTCCGCGCGGTGGATCACCGTCTCCAGCGTCATACGCCGCGCCCAGAAACCGGCCGTCCGCTCCCAGGACCAGGTCCAGGCGGCGGCCTCGGGCCCGGCGGTGCGCAGGGTCGCGGCGGTCTTCTCGGCGCCCTCGGCCAGCCAGGCGTCGAGAGCGGCGGGGTCGTCGTGCTCGGGCCCCGCGAAGTCGGGCACCTGGGAGTCCTGGACCTCCTCGGTCGCCCCCGTACGCACGATGTGCTCGACCCAGCGGTGTGCGCCGCCCACGTGCACGGCGAGTTCCCGCAGGGTCCAGTCCGGACAGGTCGGGACCGTGACTGCGAGATCAGCGTCCTTCAGGTGCTCCCTCAACAGCGCGGTCTGCGCGACGATTTCGTCGCAGTAGCGGTCATGTCCGAGATCGACTCCGAGTTGCGTCATGCCCGCACCCTAGGTGGCCTGATCCTGGTCCAGCACGACAATTTCCGCCGCGTCGAAGGCCACCCCGACCTCGTCCCCGGCCTCCGGCGCATCCCGCAGCGCGCACGCCGCCTCCAGGCGCGGCGCGGCCTCCGGCTGCAGATGTACCGAGACATGCGTGCCGCGGAACGTGCGCGCCGCGACCGTGCAGCGCAACCCCTCCGCCGGCGGTACGAGCCGTACGCCCGCGGGCCTGATCAGCAGCGTGACCTC carries:
- a CDS encoding LOG family protein, whose translation is MQTMPAHAAHHQDNEIETLEEFDAIVSARGTLAGFRVQAIDLTDRTRELLTTDTAGAVFLGCPMREEAAAKVRAAGALVFPPVPDLPFDPYRGHVYTPGELFASLDKGYEATPDALAYTWFQQTKADGDVYASMLRSVHDDSVSDALDELLRGTRVVGVMGGHAMRRGTETYEGAARLGRALARAGFTVATGGGPGAMEAANLGAYAAPYEDAMLQEACQLLGKAPSFTPSITEWARSAFEVRERWPKGNHSVGIPTWFYGHEPPNAFASHIAKYFANATREDGLLARSNAGVVFLPGAAGTVQEVFDNATPNYYESRGEPTPMVLVDRAHWTERLPVWPLLQSLARNRSMEPRIALVDHVEEAPEALVRLAETSVG
- a CDS encoding VOC family protein — its product is MYQQMIFVNLAVNDLDVSKKFFTALGYGINEQFSDEHCASIVISDTIVAMIMDKQRYADFTKKEIADSTKTSEVLLALSAESREKVDELVDKALAAGGSPSGETQDHGFMYGRAFDDPDGHTWEIMWMDPAAVQG
- a CDS encoding maleylpyruvate isomerase family mycothiol-dependent enzyme, with amino-acid sequence MTQLGVDLGHDRYCDEIVAQTALLREHLKDADLAVTVPTCPDWTLRELAVHVGGAHRWVEHIVRTGATEEVQDSQVPDFAGPEHDDPAALDAWLAEGAEKTAATLRTAGPEAAAWTWSWERTAGFWARRMTLETVIHRADAAIAAGAPYELAPELAADAIDEWLQIVRYAQQVMPQHAASELRGSRRSIHLHATDTPAELNAEWFIQLTEDGVTWRRDHEKATVALRGPLTDVLLAFYRRLPLDGGKLEVLGEPGLLGFWLERATFE